The sequence below is a genomic window from Methanocella sp..
AGCGATTAACATGGCGGACGACGTGCTCGACGAAGTATATTCGGTTATCGTAGATCGTATGAACAACCCGAAGGAAGGCTCCTACGTGACCTCTTTGTACCGGGACCCGAAAGGCCTGGATAAGGTGCTGGAGAAGATCGGCGAAGAGTCCACAGAGGTCATCATAGCCGCCAAGAACGGCAGGGAAAAAGATATCGTCAGCGAGAGCGCTGACCTGATGTTCCATCTGATGGTCATGCTCGTGGCCAAAGGTATTCCCCTGGACAAGGTCAGGGAAGAGTTCGCCAGGCGCCGCAAATAGACTTTTTTTCAATTGTTAAAATTTTAAGAAAGACACCCGTGGAGAAAAGATAGGGGATAATAAGGGGGCAGAATGCCCTATCCTTTCTCCGGGATCTAAATGTCGCTACTGTATACTCGCCCCAATTAAGCCGAAGCTTAATTGTTGCAATCAATAGATTACCATGAGCTTATATATCGTTTATGTCCACATCGCCGAACTGAATATATGTAAAATATTGTTACCGTACGCATGTTCAGTTCGGCGATGTGGACATAAAATATAAGTCTTACCCTCCTGACGCTTATTCTAGGTGATCTAAATGTTGTTGAGAAAAGGTATTATCGTATTAGTTCTGTCGACGCTTGTGGTCGCTATGGCTGCTGCGTCGGTTGGTGCAGTGAGCGCGGGACCGTCGTTAAAGAATCTCAAGTCTGGTAATGGCGGATATGTTGTAACGTTTGGAAAGAGTTCAGACGTGTCTCCGCAAAGCATGTTAGTATCACCAATGTCTTCCATGGGTAATACCATAAAGCAGGGACAGACACAATGGGCGCAAAAAACCGTAGTCGGAAATCCAACGACAATTTATACTGATGTATACTGGGGAAATCCAACTAACTCAATAAGTCTTACAGTATATACTCCTGATGGGTATGTCCTAGGGCCTGTTTATGATAATATCGAAGGAATAATCAACGGTGATATACCTTTAGCAATAACAAGGAGCGGCGGTGTTGCTTCCGGCACGTATTATTATCAGATATATGGATATAGGATATCTGGATCTCAATACTATACGTTCTCGTAAGTCTATTATACTAAATGGGATGAGAATAATCTATGCGTAAAATATGTAATGTAATTTTACTCATTCTATTATTCTCATCTATCACTTTTTACG
It includes:
- the hisE gene encoding phosphoribosyl-ATP diphosphatase; translated protein: MADDVLDEVYSVIVDRMNNPKEGSYVTSLYRDPKGLDKVLEKIGEESTEVIIAAKNGREKDIVSESADLMFHLMVMLVAKGIPLDKVREEFARRRK